From Camelina sativa cultivar DH55 chromosome 7, Cs, whole genome shotgun sequence, one genomic window encodes:
- the LOC104703326 gene encoding ubiquitin receptor RAD23b: MKLTVKTLKGNHFEIRVLPSDTIMAVKKNIEDSQGKDNYPCGQQLLIHNGKVLKDETSLIENKVTEEGFLVVMLSKSKTAGSAGQSSAQPASSTSSTTSLAKPAAPSTSQSTAVPASLIPAQEHPGAPTDDTYGQAASTLVSGSSLELMVQQIMEMGGGSWDKETVTRALRAAYNNPERAVDYLYSGIPETAEVAVPVPGAQLAGSGAAPVAPASGGPNSSPLDLFPQETVAAAGSGDLGTLEFLRNNDQFQQLRTMVHSNPQILQPMLQELGKQNPQLLRLIQENQAEFLQLVNEPYEGSDGDADMFDQPEQEMPHAVNVTPAEQEAIQRLEAMGFDRALVIEAFLACERNEELAANYLLENSGDFED, from the exons ATGAAGCTCACCGTTAAGACTCTCAAGGGTAATCAttttgaaattagggttctaCCCTCCGATACG ATAATGGCGGTGAAGAAGAATATAGAGGATTCACAAGGCAAAGACAATTATCCTTGTGGCCAGCAACTGTTGATTCACAATGGAAAAGTTTTGAAGGATGAAACTAGCTTAATTGAGAACAAGGTTACCGAGGAAGGTTTCCTCGTCGTTATGCTTAGCAAG AGCAAAACGGCAGGTTCAGCTGGTCAGTCTTCGGCTCAG CCTGCTTCCTCTACCTCGTCTACTACATCTTTGGCTAAG CCTGCAGCACCATCTACATCCCAGTCTACAGCCGTGCCTGCTTCACTTATTCCTGCTCAAGAACATCCAGG GGCACCAACTGACGACACCTATGGACAAGCTGCGTCAACATTGGTTAGTGGCAGTAGTCTTGAGCTAATGGTCCAACAGATAATGGAAATGGGAGGCGGAAGCTGGGACAAAGAAACAGTTACTCGTGCACTTCGTGCAGCTTACAACAACCCTGAGAGAGCAGTGGATTATTTGTATTCC GGAATTCCTGAAACTGCTGAAGTAGCTGTGCCTGTACCTGGGGCTCAGTTGGCAGGATCCGGTGCAGCCCCTGTCGCACCTGCATCTGGAGGACCTAACTCATCTCCTTTGGATTTATTCCCTCAG GAAACAGTTGCTGCTGCTGGATCTGGTGATCTTGGGACGCTTGAATTTCTTAGAAACAATGACCAG TTCCAACAATTACGCACCATGGTCCATTCCAACCCTCAAATTCTCCAG CCCATGCTTCAGGAACTTGGAAAGCAAAACCCTCAACTTCTGAGGCTAATTCAAGAGAACCAGGCAGAGTTTCTTCAGTTAGTAAACGAGCCCTATGAGGGATCTGACGG GGATGCGGATATGTTCGATCAACCCGAGCAAGAAATGCCACATGCCGTAAATGTTACCCCAGCAGAGCAAGAAGCGATTCAACGG CTAGAGGCAATGGGATTTGATAGAGCCTTAGTAATAGAAGCCTTCCTAGCATGTGAGCGTAACGAAGAATTGGCAGCTAACTATCTATTGGAGAACTCAGGAGATTTTGAAGACTGA
- the LOC104703325 gene encoding probable protein phosphatase 2C 18 — MGLCYSVDRTTGKEPGETSTTASATETADERLGSGRWRRPRDLMGGGEIEQVLGRFVSNGSSKVACLYTQQGKKGTNQDAMLVFENFCSRDDTVFCGVFDGHGPFGHMVAKKVRDTLPFTLSTQLKMTLNTEQSGLVMKENDLQTKGTEEEEEVQKSESVTTMDEQWCELNPNENNDELPEMYLPLKHALLKSCQQIDKELKMHPTIDCFCSGTTSVTLIKQGEHLVVGNIGDSRAVLATRDEDNALLDVQLTVDLKPDLPGESARIQKCKGRVFALQDEPEVARVWLPNSDSPGLAMARAFGDFCLKDYGXRSTAARALVDTAVRSWRIKYPTSKNDDCTVVCLFLQDSSVAVEVSSNVMKHSHKEEPIRSVSNSISNEDDEIVPVKEDKTPASFGVESKMMTMTLAECISVAQDDEEWSALEGLTRVNSLLSIPRFFSGELRSTSWRKWL, encoded by the exons ATGGGTCTGTGTTATTCAGTAGATCGAACCACTGGGAAGGAACCAGGAGAAACCAGCACCACCGCCTCTGCGACGGAGACGGCTGATGAGAGGTTAGGATCCGGACGGTGGCGGCGGCCGAGAGATTTAATGGGCGGCGGCGAAATCGAACAGGTTTTGGGTCGCTTTGTTTCCAATGGTTCTAGTAAGGTTGCATGTCTTTACACTCAGCAAGGCAAGAAAGGGACTAACCAAGACGCCATGCTTGTCTTTGAG AACTTTTGCTCGAGAGATGATACAGTGTTTTGTGGTGTGTTCGATGGACATGGACCATTTGGTCATATGGTTGCCAAGAAAGTCCGAGATACATTGCCCTTCACACTCTCAACTCAATTGAAAATGACCTTGAATACGGAACAAAGCGGGTTAGTGATGAAGGAGAATGATTTGCAAACCAAAggtacagaggaagaagaagaagtgcaGAAATCTGAGTCCGTTACTACTATGGATGAGCAATGGTGTGAGCTAAATCCAAATGAGAACAATGATGAACTTCCCGAAATGTATCTGCCTCTTAAACATGCGTTGCTTAAGTCTTGTCAGCAGATAGATAAAGAGCTTAAAATGCATCCAACTATTGATTGCTTCTGCAGCGGAACAACTTCAGTCACTTTGATCAAGCAG GGTGAGCATTTGGTGGTTGGAAATATTGGTGACTCGAGAGCCGTTCTTGCCACAAGAGATGAAGACAATGCTTTGCTCGATGTACAGTTAACCGTAGACTTAAAACCGGATCTGCCAG GTGAATCAGCGAGAATCCAGAAATGTAAAGGAAGAGTCTTTGCATTGCAAGACGAGCCTGAGGTAGCTCGTGTATGGTTACCAAACAGTGATTCACCTGGTTTAGCAATGGCTCGAGCTTTTGGAGACTTTTGTCTTAAAGACTACGGATTNCGAAGCACAGCGGCTCGAGCTTTAGTGGACACAGCGGTTCGATCATGGAGAATCAAGTACCCAACTTCCAAAAACGATGATTGTACTGTAGTCTGCCTCTTTCTACAAGATTCATCAGTAGCCGTGGAAGTTTCAAGCAATGTAATGAAGCATTCACACAAAGAAGAGCCCATAAGGAGTGTTAGTAACAGTATAAGCAATGAGGATGACGAGATTGTCCCCGTTAAAGAAGACAAAACCCCTGCGAGTTTCGGGGTTGAGTCGAAGATGATGACAATGACACTTGCGGAGTGTATTTCGGTGGCACAGGATGATGAGGAATGGTCTGCTTTGGAAGGGTTGACGAGGGTGAATAGTCTCTTGAGCATTCCAAGGTTCTTCTCTGGTGAGCTTAGATCAACTAGTTGGAGAAAATGGTTGTGA
- the LOC104705086 gene encoding serine/threonine-protein kinase OSR1-like — translation MFSSLNSSETKEGSTPMEKKKYPIGPEHYTLYEVIGQGVSALVHRALCIPFNEVVAIKILDFERDNCDLNNISREAQTMMLVDHPNVLKSHCSFVSDHNLWVIMPYMAGGSCLHILKAAYPDGFEETIIATILREALKGLDYLHQHGHIHRDVKAGNILLGARGAVKLGDFGVSACLFDSGDRQRTRNTFVGTPCWMAPEVMEQLHGYDFKADIWSFGITGLELAHGHAPFSKYPPMKVLLMTLQNAPPGLDYERDRKFSRSFKQMIASCLVKDPSKRPSAKKLLKHSFFKQARSSDYIARKLLDGLPDLVNRVQAIKKKEEDMLAQEKMADGEKEELSQNEYKRGISGWNFNLDDMKAQASLIQDIDCSLSDSLSGSATSLQALDSQDTHSEIQEENGQITNKYLQPLIHRTLSIARDKSDDDSSLASPSYDSYVYSSPSHEDLSQNNTTAGSTHAVNGKSMDSSSIQTNQPTEILAGSSVLADRNGAPHKGESDKTHEHLQNGSTCNGTHATVGGDEVPTELAVRPPKAASLDETDDKSKPPVVQQRGRFKVTSENLDIEKVVVPSPILQKSHSMQVLCQHASASLPPSDVALPNLTSSYVYPLVYPVLQTNILERDNILHMMKVLTNRELTDGRAVEQGNVQQPTVPPTEKSLLEAAHEREKELLHEITDLQWR, via the exons ATGTTTTCGTCTCTCAATTCCAG TGAAACCAAGGAAGGATCTACaccaatggagaagaagaagtatccGATTGGGCCTGAGCATTACACCCTCTACGAGGTGATCGGTCAAGGTGTTAGTGCTTTAGTGCATCGTGCTTTGTGCATCCCTTTCAATGAAGTCGTTGCTATTAAGATTCTTGACTTTGAACGCGATAACTGTGATCTG AATAATATTTCTCGTGAAGCGCAGACGATGATGCTTGTTGATCATCCCAATGTGTTGAAATCACATTGCTCCTTTGTTAGTGATCACAATTTGTGGGTCATCATGCCTTACATGGCTGGTGGTTCTTGTCTTCACATACTAAAAGCTGCATACCCTGATGGTTTTGAGGAGACTATTATAGCCACTATACTGCGTGAAGCTTTGAAAGGATTAGACTATCTCCATCAGCATGGCCACATTCATCGCGATGTCAAA GCTGGTAATATTTTGCTTGGTGCTCGAGGTGCTGTCAAGTTGGGAGACTTTGGTGTATCTGCCTGTCTCTTTGATTCTGGTGATAGGCAACGGACAAGGAACACATTCGTTGGAACACCTTGCTG GATGGCACCTGAAGTCATGGAGCAGCTACATGGTTATGACTTCAA GGCTGATATATGGTCGTTTGGTATAACTGGGCTAGAGCTTGCACATGGTCACGCTCCTTTCTCTAAATATCCACCCATGAAG GTTCTGCTTATGACGTTGCAAAATGCACCACCAGGGCTGGATTATGAAAGAGATAGGAAGTTTTCAAGG TCTTTCAAGCAGATGATCGCCAGTTGTCTAGTTAAAGACCCTTCCAAACGCCCATCTGCAAAAAAGTTGTTAAAACATTCCTTTTTCAAGCAAGCAAGATCAAGCGATTACATTGCACGAAAACTTCTGGATGGGTTACCAGATCTTGTTAATCGTGTTCAGGCAATAAAG aaaaaggaagaagatatgCTTGCACAAGAGAAAATGGCAGATGGAGAGAAGGAAGAACTGTCGCAG AATGAATATAAGAGAGGTATCAGCGGGTGGAATTTCAATCTCGATGATATGAAAGCCCAGGCTTCATTG ATCCAGGACATAGACTGTAGCTTATCAGACAGTTTATCGGGAAGTGCCACTTCGTTGCAGGCTCTAGATTCACAGGATACCCACTCGGAGATTCAG GAGGAAAATGGTCAAATAACAAATAAGTATCTCCAACCCCTAATTCACCGAACACTAAGTATCGCAAG GGATAAATCTGATGATGATTCCAGTCTTGCCAGCCCCAGTTATGATAGTTACGTCTATTCCTCACCTAGTCATGAAGATCTATCTCAAAACAATACAACTGCTGGTAGTACGCATGCAGTCAATGGGAAATCAATGGATTCCTCATCAATCCAAACCAATCAACCAACAGAGATTCTAGCAGGGAGCTCGGTTTTGGCAGATAGAAACGGTGCTCCCCATAAAGGAGAGAG TGATAAAACTCACGAGCATCTTCAAAATGGTTCAACCTGCAATGGGACACATGCTACAGTGGGAGGAGATGAAGTACCAACAGAGCTGGCTGTTAGACCACCCAAAGCAG CAAGCCTAGATGAGACTGACGACAAATCAAAGCCGCCAGTTGTGCAGCAAAGAGGGCGTTTCAAAGTAACTTCTGAAAATCTGGACATCGAGAAG GTGGTGGTTCCCTCTCCAATCCTGCAAAAGAGTCACAGTATGCAG GTGCTCTGCCAACATGCCTCTGCTTCTCTACCTCCCTCTGATGTCGCATTACCAAATTTAACCAGCTCATACGTTTACCCGCTGGTTTATCCAGTTCTGCAAACTAATATTTTGGAAAGG GATAACATTCTGCATATGATGAAAGTACTCACCAACAGAGAGTTGACAG ACGGACGTGCAGTTGAACAAGGAAACGTGCAACAGCCTACTGTACCTCCTACTGAGAAATCCTTG CTTGAAGCAGCTcacgaaagagagaaagaactgCTCCACGAAATAACTGACCTGCAATGGAGGTAA
- the LOC104703327 gene encoding uncharacterized protein LOC104703327 — translation MVLDGIVSSPLRRPHALKKQWDDLGSCSTVVQRHRFLLTAMLLLAFLCTIYIYFAVTLGARPLSCSGMAGKEKAICQMEHVQASFSKGKLKFL, via the coding sequence ATGGTTCTTGATGGGATTGTATCATCACCATTACGGAGGCCACATGCGCTAAAGAAGCAATGGGATGACTTGGGTAGCTGCTCTACTGTTGTTCAGAGGCATCGTTTCCTTTTGACTGCTATGCTTCTTTTGGCCTTCCTCTGCACCATTTATATCTACTTTGCCGTCACACTAGGCGCTAGGCCCTTGTCCTGTTCTGGGATGGCTGGTAAGGAGAAGGCAATTTGTCAAATGGAACACGTCCAAGCCAGTTTCTCCAAAGGAAAACTTAAATTCTTGTAG
- the LOC104703329 gene encoding wall-associated receptor kinase-like 10 — MSSSKSCSLLILFSMLLLLIFDSAALTSLEYCKNYCGEIEIPYPFGIEKGCYLDKGYEIECKTVSGEEIPFLSVSSKEVVEISLPRQYYDMSVSHASLHIKSPVTSSNKQAFGLLLNSTGQRNSQWLHAKQYASLEVEWSFRTTNASLITSLGCSQNKLQYTGEVLSSQNTSCTCHNKTDFGIIYASCWCTEGYRGNPYLLDGCKDINECKEYNSEGDPIYCGGYPCENSKGGHRCHYYRFGLASLNIFGVLLIVVGVLMLLGGCVWLYMFIRRRKRINRKKNFFRRNGGLLLQQQLTSTEDTVERTKVFTSRELEKATENFSENRVLGQGGQGTVYKGMLVDGSIVAVKKSTVVDEDKLGEFINEVVILSHINHRNIVKLLGCCLETEVPLLVYEFISNGNLFEHLHDESSDYTMATWEVRLRMAIEIAGALSYLHSAASAPIYHRDIKSTNIMLDEKYRVKVSDFGTSRTVTEDHTHLTTLVSGTAGYLDPKYFQSSQFTDKSDVYSFGVVLVELITGEKPISFTRPQENRTLATYFNISVKENKVVDIIDARIRDDCKLEQVMAVAQVARRCLNLKRKKRPSMRQVSMELEMIRSSPRDMQPLVYVSENEEDQKEEEALELKIRVASGKNVNFTAPASQHNVAASSSSWSDVEPLFSCQTRKTPTSQMTV; from the exons ATGAGCTCTAGTAAAAGTTGTtctcttttgattctcttctctATGCTACTTTTGTTGATCTTTGATTCAGCTGCTCTCACTTCTTTGGAATATTGTAAAAACTACTGTGGAGAAATCGAGATCCCGTACCCATTTGGAATCGAAAAGGGTTGCTACCTCGACAAAGGCTACGAGATTGAATGCAAAACTGTTTCCGGAGAGGAGATTCCATTCCTTTCTGTTAGCAGCAAAGAGGTTGTAGAAATCTCTCTCCCTAGACAATATTATGATATGTCCGTGTCACATGCGTCACTTCACATCAAAAGCCCTGTTACTTCCAGCAATAAACAAGCATTTGGATTGCTTTTGAATTCGACCGGCCAGCGAAATTCGCAGTGGTTACATGCTAAACAGTATGCTTCCTTAGAGGTTGAATGGTCCTTCCGAACTACGAATGCTTCACTCATTACCTCCTTAGGCTGCAGCCAGAATAAGTTACAGTACACTGGCGAAGTTTTATCCTCTCAAAATACAAGCTGCACATGCCACAATAAAACTGACTTTGGTATCATTTATGCAAGTTGTTGGTGCACAGAGGGTTATAGAGGTAATCCCTACCTCTTGGATGGATGCAAAG ATATCAACGAATGCAAAGAGTACAATAGTGAAGGGGATCCTATATACTGTGGGGGATACCCTTGTGAGAATTCCAAAGGAGGCCATCGTTGCCACTACTATCGTTTTGGTCTAGCTTCGCTTAATATAT TCGGGGTACTCCTTATTGTTGTAGGCGTGTTGATGTTACTTGGAGGATGTGTGTGGTTATACATGTTTATTAGAAGGCGAAAGCGCATCAATCGCAAAAAGAATTTCTTCAGACGTAATGGAGGTCTATTGTTGCAACAACAGCTAACCTCAACGGAAGACACCGTGGAGAGGACAAAAGTATTTACTTCGAGGGAGCTGGAGAAAGCTACCGAAAACTTCAGTGAAAACAGAGTTCTTGGACAAGGTGGTCAAGGTACAGTGTACAAGGGTATGTTAGTCGATGGTAGCATTGTGGCAGTAAAAAAATCTACAGTCGTGGACGAAGACAAGTTAGGAGAATTCATAAACGAGGTCGTCATTCTTTCGCATATCAACCACAGAAACATCGTGAAGCTCTTAGGATGTTGCCTTGAGACGGAAGTGCCTCTTCTAGTGTACGAGTTTATTTCCAATGGGAATCTTTTCGAGCATCTCCATGACGAATCATCTGATTACACGATGGCCACTTGGGAAGTGCGTTTGCGTATGGCTATAGAGATTGCAGGAGCTCTTTCATACCTACACTCAGCCGCATCGGCTCCCATTTATCACAGAGACATCAAATCTACAAACATAATGTTGGACGAGAAATATCGAGTTAAGGTGTCCGATTTTGGTACTTCAAGAACCGTAACTGAGGATCATACCCATCTTACAACACTTGTTTCAGGTACTGCGGGATATCTAGATCCCAAATATTTTCAGTCAAGTCAATTCACTGATAAGAGTGATGTCTACAGCTTCGGAGTTGTGTTGGTGGAGCTCATCACAGGAGAAAAACCAATTTCTTTCACCCGACctcaagaaaacagaacacTGGCAACTTATTTCAATATTTCAGTGAAGGAAAACAAAGTCGTAGATATCATCGATGCCCGAATAAGAGATGACTGCAAGCTGGAGCAAGTCATGGCGGTAGCACAAGTTGCAAGAAGGTGTCTGAATCTGAAGAGGAAAAAACGACCAAGCATGAGGCAAGTGTCTATGGAATTGGAAATGATTCGTTCGTCTCCTCGAGACATGCAACCACTTGTGTATGTTAGTGAAAACGAGGAAGAtcagaaagaggaagaagcctTGGAATTGAAAATACGGGTAGCATCAGGGAAAAACGTGAATTTTACCGCACCAGCGTCGCAACACAACGTTGCTGCATCATCTTCATCGTGGTCAGATGTTGAACCATTGTTTTCTTGTCAGACACGTAAAACCCCAACCTCGCAGATGACTGTATAG
- the LOC104703328 gene encoding wall-associated receptor kinase-like 10: MSSKNSCSLLMLLYLLLILDLTVVRSCPEECGRVNIPYPFGIGKGCYLEKWYEIICVNNSVPFLSIINKEVVSISFSDMSRHFSDLGYGSIRVKNPITSKGCSSGGEELGIGSLLNLTGYPFYVGDNNVLIAVGCNNTASLTNVEPSIVGCQSTCSTKQHMPINDYLAGVYCNNRNREYRGSEFCNKISIMNDTSCLGIGCCKASMPDMYQQIVGVEIDDNNTLSRGCKVAFLTDQEYFLSNGSDPQSLYAKGYVTVDLRWFIHTANHSSFIGSLGCVSVDQYQIRKYYGQEYGIGCLCDSIFSSYAYATCSSSRGYEGNPYVPGECKDINECLKGIVGEEHVCPGGKCVNLHGGYRCSNTNNRPLAIGIGTSFGSLIFVGGIYLLYKFIRRQRRLNRKKKFFKRNGGLLLQQQLISTEGNVDNTRVFNSKELEKATENFSLNRILGEGGQGTVYKGMLADGRIVAVKKSKVVDEDKLEEFINEVVILSQINHRNIVKLLGCCLETDVPILVYEFIPNGNLFEHLHDDSDDYTMTTWEVRLRIALDIAGALSYLHSAASSPIYHRDIKSTNIMLDEKYRAKVSDFGTSRTVTVDHTHLTTVVSGTVGYMDPEYFQSSQFTDKSDVYSFGVVLAELITGEKSISFMRSQANRTLSTYFTLAVKENKLSDIIDARIKDGCKINQVIAAAKIATKCLNMKGRKRPSMREVSMELEKICYCPGAKLPYEYVCENEEEKEENLVQVNKEVESRNYDTVAASSSQYSNIATSSSSWSDVAPLFPLQTL; encoded by the exons ATGAGCTCTAAAAATAGTTGCTCCCTTTTGATGCTCTTGTATCTCCTGCTCATCCTCGATCTCACCGTTGTTCGCTCTTGTCCTGAGGAATGTGGAAGAGTCAACATCCCCTACCCATTTGGAATCGGAAAGGGTTGCTATCTCGAGAAATGGTACGAAATTATATGTGTTAACAACTCTGTTCCTTTTCTTTCCATAATTAACAAGGAAGTTGTGAGTATCTCTTTTTCGGATATGTCTCGCCACTTCTCTGATTTAGGGTACGGATCAATTCGCGTAAAAAACCCTATAACTTCAAAGGGATGCTCAAGTGGCGGAGAAGAGCTTGGCATTGGATCACTTTTGAATTTGACAGGTTACCCTTTTTACGTTGGCGATAATAATGTGCTCATAGCGGTTGGCTGCAACAACACGGCATCGTTGACAAATGTCGAGCCAAGCATTGTGGGGTGCCAGTCTACTTGCAGCACAAAACAACATATGCCGATAAATGATTATCTCGCGGGAGTCTACTGTAATAATAGGAATCGCGAGTATCGCGGGTCCGAGTTTTGTAATAAAATCTCCATTATGAATGATACAAGCTGCCTCGGTATTGGATGCTGCAAGGCAAGCATGCCCGATATGTATCAACAGATTGTTGGTGTGGAAATAGATGATAACAACACGCTATCGAGGGGATGCAAAGTGGCATTCTTAACTGACCAGGAATACTTTTTGTCAAATGGATCTGACCCGCAGAGCCTTTATGCTAAAGGATATGTTACGGTTGACCTACGATGGTTCATCCATACGGCAAATCATTCGTCGTTCATAGGCTCTCTGGGATGCGTAAGTGTAGACCAGTACCAAATTCGAAAATATTACGGTCAGGAATACGGAATAGGTTGCCTTTGCGACTCTATATTTTCAAGCTATGCCTATGCAACATGTTCTTCCTCTCGTGGTTACGAAGGCAACCCATATGTACCTGGCGAATGCAAag aTATTAATGAATGCCTAAAAGGCATTGTTGGAGAAGAACACGTCTGTCCGGGAGGCAAGTGTGTCAATTTGCACGGAGGTTATAGGTGTTCGAACACAAATAATCGACCACTTGCTATAG ggatTGGCACGAGTTTCGGCTCATTGATCTTCGTTGGTGGAATATATTTGTTATACAAATTTATTAGAAGACAAAGGAGGTTAAACCGAAAGAAGAAATTCTTTAAGCGTAATGGGGGTTTATTGTTGCAACAACAATTGATTTCAACCGAAGGCAACGTCGACAATACAAGAGTGTTCAACTCAAAAGAGTTGGAAAAAGCCACCGAAAACTTTAGCTTAAACAGAATACTAGGCGAAGGAGGTCAAGGTACAGTGTACAAGGGAATGCTTGCCGACGGCAGAATCGTAGCAGTGAAGAAATCCAAAGTTGTTGACGAAGACAAACTAGAAGAGTTCATCAACGAGGTTGTCATTCTCTCACAAATCAATCACAGGAACATCGTAAAACTCTTGGGGTGTTGCCTTGAGACAGATGTCCCTATTCTCGTCTACGAATTCATTCCTAATGGTAATCTTTTTGAGCATCTTCATGATGATTCTGATGATTACACGATGACTACTTGGGAAGTGCGTCTTCGCATTGCTTTAGATATTGCTGGAGCTCTATCTTACTTGCACTCAGCTGCATCATCTCCAATCTATCATAGAGACATCAAATCTACAAACATAATGTTAGATGAGAAATATCGAGCCAAAGTGTCTGATTTTGGCACTTCAAGAACAGTGACCGTGGATCATACCCACCTCACGACAGTTGTTTCAG GCACGGTGGGATATATGGATCCAGAGTATTTCCAATCGAGCCAATTCACAGACAAAAGTGATGTGTATAGCTTCGGAGTCGTGCTAGCGGAGCTAATCACCGGAGAAAAATCTATTTCTTTTATGCGATCTCAAGCAAATAGGACTCTCTCAACTTATTTTACGCTTGCAGTGAAAGAGAACAAACTCTCTGACATTATTGATGCTCGAATAAAAGATGGTTGTAAGATTAATCAAGTGATAGCAGCAGCAAAAATTGCAACAAAGTGTTTGAATATGAAGGGAAGGAAACGACCAAGTATGAGAGAAGTATCGATGGAGTTGGAGAAGATTTGTTATTGTCCTGGAGCTAAGCTGCCATATGAGTATGTTTGcgaaaacgaagaagagaaagaagaaaatttggtGCAAGTTAACAAAGAGGTAGAGTCGAGAAACTATGATACTGTTGCGGCCTCATCATCTCAATACAGCAATATTGCTACATCATCTTCGTCGTGGTCAGATGTTGCACCATTGTTTCCTCTTCAGACGCTGTAA